In the genome of Rhodoferax sp. BAB1, one region contains:
- a CDS encoding Fic family protein, whose amino-acid sequence MGWEYKGHPQFNSVVDECAAILDELKKDSQSHQGALSDTRPTHSRMFTKVTPAACQYLAGNYRGSHHPCLTTYRVQVGPHIGTAPIQVDAFMQAFHVDLAGALQKLDTAAADAKKPGEKAKVLQKIVAVCAATLERFLTIHPYANGNGHTARLLIWILLVRYGRIPVRWTLEKSPPGYGDLIQKYRCGDTKPLMVFILSAIIGA is encoded by the coding sequence TTGGGCTGGGAATATAAGGGCCACCCCCAGTTCAATTCCGTCGTTGACGAGTGTGCCGCGATACTTGATGAACTGAAGAAAGATTCTCAGTCCCATCAAGGTGCGTTGAGCGATACACGGCCGACTCACAGCAGGATGTTTACAAAAGTAACGCCTGCTGCCTGCCAATATTTGGCGGGGAACTACCGCGGCTCGCATCACCCCTGCCTGACCACTTATAGAGTACAGGTCGGCCCTCACATTGGCACCGCACCGATACAGGTGGACGCCTTCATGCAGGCTTTCCACGTCGATCTAGCGGGAGCGCTGCAGAAACTAGATACGGCTGCTGCCGATGCTAAGAAGCCTGGGGAAAAGGCAAAAGTGCTACAGAAAATTGTGGCCGTTTGTGCAGCGACCCTAGAGCGCTTTCTAACGATTCACCCTTATGCGAACGGCAATGGTCATACCGCTAGACTGCTTATATGGATACTGCTCGTTCGCTACGGCCGTATCCCGGTGCGATGGACACTCGAAAAAAGCCCGCCTGGATACGGCGATCTCATTCAGAAGTATCGGTGCGGCGATACAAAGCCATTGATGGTATTCATTCTCAGTGCAATTATCGGCGCCTGA